In Moraxella nasovis, the sequence GCAGTAGCATACTTAATAATAATTTATGCGGTAGGCTATGTAAAAGTCTATTTGACGTGCATTTTGTGTTCATCTGCTTTACCCATTTATATGATAAAAAATAACTCAAAAGTGATTGATTAAGCTGTGCGATAAATCAATTACCAATTAAGATAAAACTATGTTAAACAAGGATACCAGACGCATATCTGATATCCTTATTTTAGGTATGGTTGGTGCTTAGTAAGCCCTGCGTCTTATTTTGATGATAAAGTCAGCTTAAATGTGTCGGCTGATGTATAGACACCTGCTTTTTTGGCATTTGACAAATCTAGCACAAATTTAATATCGCCTTTGGTTGGCTCCCACTTAGATGGAAGTTCAATCTCTGCAGCAGTAGATGTAGTGGCATTTGAGGCTAATTTAACTTCGCTGGTGGTTAATGAGCCACCATTTGCTTCGTCTTTTCTGTGTTTTAGTGTGCTGTTGTCATTCTCAACTTTCATGCCAACTTTGCCACTGGTTGTGATTGAACGCACTGCCCATGAATCTTTTAGGGTAACGTTCATTTTGTTACCTGCTGTGGCAAGTGGTGATACAGGATCAAGATCGCCTGTCACTTCGGTGCTGCCTGCATTGATTTCTTCGTCTTTTTGACCAGAGCCTGAAACAATAGCACGATTAACATTGTTATTTAAATTGATAACTGCATAATCCCAGTGATATAGTACCAACACTTCTGGAATGGTAACATAAAGCTGGGTATTACCTGTTACAGGTGTTGCTTGTGCAGGGGTGTCATAGCTTGATAGGTCAGGGGTAGCAGCTGACGCAACGCTTGCAATACCTGCCAATGAGGCAGCAACAGCGATTTTTTTGATGATGTTTTGCATATAAACTCCAAGAGTTAGAAAAAAGAAATAAGTTGTCTATAATGTAACTCGTATATTATATAGGGGAAAAGTCGTATTTCAAGTGATATTACCTAAAATTACAAAAAACCATACAAACTACTGTACAACTCATCAATATATACACTAGCTTACAAAACTGCCTGATAAAGCTGTGGGTTTGGGTCGCCTGTTTTTATATTGACTTTGTTTTTAGATGATGACTTTGTAATGAGTTATGCTAAAATACGCCACCAATCACCACCCAAAATATTCAATCCAAAGGATAATGTTATGAAACTTACTTGGCAAGACACCACCGACATCGCCATCGCCTTGTCCGAAAAGCACCCAATGATAGATGTGCAGTATATTCGCTTTACCGATTTGCACAAGTTTATCACCGAACTTGATGAGTTTGACGATGACCCAACCAAATCTAACGAAGCGATATTAGAAGCCATTCAGATGGCGTGGCTTGATGAGTTGGATTAGTTCATAGCTTTCTTGTGTTTGGCTTAGCTTAGGGGTTTGGGGCTAAGTTGGTCTAACCTTAACCAAAACTTAGCTAAACTTAACTTGCACTTAGCCTCCAAACTTAGTCAAAATTAACCTAACAAAACCCCTTTAAGCTTTTTAAATTAAAGTTTAAAGGGGTTATTGTATGAGATTGATTAAAATAGTTTCATAGATTTTGGTTAATTGCTCCAAATCATCTGTCTTTACCTTTTCATCAATCTGATGAATGGTATCATTTAGCACGCCCAATTCCACCACTTGGGCGGACATGATTGGGGCGATGAATCTGCCATCTGACGTACCGCCTGATGTAGAAAGTGTGCTGTCTGTGCCTGTAATTTCTTTGATGGCAGATACCACCGTATCTACAAAGTCGCCTTTGGGTGTCAAAAACGGCTCGCCTGACAAGCTCCATTTTATTTCATAAGTCGCCTGAGAATTGGCAAAGTGCCTATCTAAGATGTCGTGCGTTTTTGCCTTTAAAGTTTGGGCGGTGTTTTCATTACAAAAACGAAAATTAAACCAAATATCTACGCTATTGGGTATGACATTACCCGCCCCTGTACCGCCATTGATATTAGAAATCTGAAAACTGGTCGCAGGAAAATACTCATTGCCATTATCCCACTGTGTCCCCACAAGCTCATTCATGGCAGGAGCAAATTCGTGTATCGGATTGACTGCCAAATGCGGATAAGCGATGTGTCCTTGCTTGCCTGTGATACTAAGCTGTCCGCTTAGTGAGCCACGCCGTCCGTTTTTGATAACATCGCCAAGTGTGCTTGTGCTAGATGGCTCACCCACCAAACAATAATCCATACGCTCGCCACGACTGGCCAAGGTTTCTGCGACTTTTTTGGTGCCGTTGATTGCCACGCCTTCTTCGTCTGATGTGATGAGTAGCGAGATGTCGCCTTTGTGGTTTGGGTGTTTTTTGATGAATTCATCGCACGCCACACAAAAACAGGCGATGGCAGTTTTCATGTCGGACGCACCACGCCCCCACAGATAGCCGTCTGTGATAGTCGCACCAAATGGCGGGTATGTCCACAGATTTTCATCGCCCACAGGCACGACATCGGTATGCCCTGCAAAGCACAGATGGGGGGCGGTGGGGTCTGTCCCTTTTCGTTTGGCGTATAGGTTTTTGATTTGGGCATTGTCGCCTGTGTCATTAGGGTCGCCAAAATACAAAAATTCACAGTCAAAACCTAATTTGGTCAAAAAGTCCGCCAAGATATTTTGGCAGTCAAAATCATTGGGGGTAACAGATGGCTGTTTTAATAGGTCTATGGATAAGGATAGGGTGGGGGTCATGGTTTGCCTTCTTAATTTTTATCGGTTAATAGGTAATGGTATTTACTTTTAACAATAATTGTATAACAATAATTGTAGCGGATTAACTTCACTGGGTAAAAATCCAAATCGCTCATCGTAATTTGCCAATTCATGATTTTTAGCATCAATAATGGCAAATGCAATACCTGTATCATTACTTAATAATTTAATTTTATTTAAGGCATGAGACAGTAGCAATTTAGAAAAACCTTGTCCTTGAAACGCTTTATCCACACCCATTTTGCCAATTAAAATAGCAGGGATTTTATTAGGATAGCCTTTGACTTTCATAATAAGTTCGGTATTGGATAAGGTATAAAAACCAATAATATGATTGGGATTATTTATATTGGTTAATACATGAACTTTGGCTATATTTTTCTTAATATGTTGACCTGCCAAAGTTTTAAGATAAGCGTTAATTTCATCTTGTCCGCAATCAAAACTCTGCTTATCATGGTGCTTATCCAATTTTTTAAACACAACATCTTTCATTATGTCAAATCCGCCACATCATGACTTAATGTAAGTAGCTTTTTTAATTCATCATTGGCTTTGGGTGGATTATCCAATAAGTGTTTAATAAGTTCAATATCATTATCTTTAATATACCAAACTTGTTCATTGTCATTTTTATTCATCACAACACCCCATCATCACGTCTAAGCCACGTTGCAATAGAAAACCGCTGTCTTTGGGTAATCTCCACCTGATGGCGTAGGTTACTATCAAATACCACAAGGCGATTGAGTTTGGGTAGTAGCTGTACTGTCTGTCCAAGTTTATCCACGACCGTGATTTGACCGCCGTCTGTATCCGTCCAGTCGTCATTTAGATAAAACACCGCCGAAATCACTCGCTCGTCTCGCCCCATGGGGTTATCGGTATGCCATTGGTAGCCAAAACCTGCTGGGTAGCAGGCGTAATGGGCTTCTGATGAGCGAATGCCGATATAGAGTGTCTCGTTAAAATACCGCCCCAAATCATCAATGGCAGACAGATATTTTGACCCAATAGGACAAGTATCATCAATCCAACGAATGCTATCGCCACGGATATTCACCGCACGCTCACCATGGGTTAGATGAGCGTCTTTGTAGTCTATAAATCCACTCTCAGCTTGTAGGGCAGCCAAAGCGTGATGCTTAAACACATCGTCTAGTGTCAGCGTGCCTGTGCTCAAAAATTCATCTAATTTGGGGTCTATTAAGGCGTGCCAATCGGTGTCAAAAGTGGTCATAATAAATAAAAATTAGCTAAATACTGCTGATTATGCTACCATAACTCATTTAAAATTGCATATATTTATCATGAATTATAAACACGCCTATCACGCTGGCAACTTTGCCGATGTCGTCAAGCATATTTTGCTATTACAATTACTTGCCCAATTTAGTGCCAAAGCCAAGCCTTTTTATGTGCTAGACGCTTATGGTGGGCGTGGCTTATACTCGCTAGACAGCGTTGAAGCTACCAAAACGGGCGAGGCGGACAGGGGTATTTATGCACTCCAAAACGCAAATCTTGACACACCACCCAAAGCCGTTGCCCAGTATTTGATGGATTTGAATACCGCTAGAAAAACCTATGACAAGC encodes:
- the iscX gene encoding Fe-S cluster assembly protein IscX — protein: MKLTWQDTTDIAIALSEKHPMIDVQYIRFTDLHKFITELDEFDDDPTKSNEAILEAIQMAWLDELD
- the dapE gene encoding succinyl-diaminopimelate desuccinylase is translated as MTPTLSLSIDLLKQPSVTPNDFDCQNILADFLTKLGFDCEFLYFGDPNDTGDNAQIKNLYAKRKGTDPTAPHLCFAGHTDVVPVGDENLWTYPPFGATITDGYLWGRGASDMKTAIACFCVACDEFIKKHPNHKGDISLLITSDEEGVAINGTKKVAETLASRGERMDYCLVGEPSSTSTLGDVIKNGRRGSLSGQLSITGKQGHIAYPHLAVNPIHEFAPAMNELVGTQWDNGNEYFPATSFQISNINGGTGAGNVIPNSVDIWFNFRFCNENTAQTLKAKTHDILDRHFANSQATYEIKWSLSGEPFLTPKGDFVDTVVSAIKEITGTDSTLSTSGGTSDGRFIAPIMSAQVVELGVLNDTIHQIDEKVKTDDLEQLTKIYETILINLIQ
- a CDS encoding GNAT family N-acetyltransferase, with protein sequence MKDVVFKKLDKHHDKQSFDCGQDEINAYLKTLAGQHIKKNIAKVHVLTNINNPNHIIGFYTLSNTELIMKVKGYPNKIPAILIGKMGVDKAFQGQGFSKLLLSHALNKIKLLSNDTGIAFAIIDAKNHELANYDERFGFLPSEVNPLQLLLYNYC
- a CDS encoding DUF1778 domain-containing protein, with the protein product MNKNDNEQVWYIKDNDIELIKHLLDNPPKANDELKKLLTLSHDVADLT
- a CDS encoding 2OG-Fe(II) oxygenase; translated protein: MTTFDTDWHALIDPKLDEFLSTGTLTLDDVFKHHALAALQAESGFIDYKDAHLTHGERAVNIRGDSIRWIDDTCPIGSKYLSAIDDLGRYFNETLYIGIRSSEAHYACYPAGFGYQWHTDNPMGRDERVISAVFYLNDDWTDTDGGQITVVDKLGQTVQLLPKLNRLVVFDSNLRHQVEITQRQRFSIATWLRRDDGVL